The Anabaena sp. PCC 7108 region ACAATTGAGAGCAACTGCACGCATACTTGTAGTGTTTGGTGATGAAAAGCTGGGTTTTGCTGAAGAAGAAGATTTTATCAAAAGTCTAAGACAGCATGGTGGAGAACCACATATCCTCAGACAACCAACACGGCAAGAATTAGAACAAAATTTAAAAGATCCCCAAGGGTGGCACATTTTCTTTTTTGCAGGACATAGTGAAAGCGATCGCAAGGGGCAGATTGGGTGGATTCAAATTAACCCAGCCGATGGTCAACAAGGAATTATTGAAATCAGTGAACTGAGAGAATTGCTGCAAAATGCCATCAACAAAAAGCTGCAATTAGCAATCTTCAATTCTTGTGATGGCTTGGGACTGGCAAACCAGCTAACTGAGTTATCACTACCTTACTGTATTGTGATGCGGGAAATGGTTGAGTCTTCCGTCGCCAGAGAATTATTGAAGCATTTTCTCGCATCTTTCGTTAAAGATCGCTCTTTATTTGCCTCAATGAATGTAGCCAGACAACAGCTACAAAAGAAATTTGAACCCGGTAAAAGTTGGCTACCTGTAATTGTTGCCAATCCTCTGGCTAAAGAACTTACCTGGAATCGGTTATTTTCCGAGAGGAGGTTATCTTGGCAGTGGGAAATGGTGTTGGGTATAGTTGCAATCGCTGTGATAGTTTGCCTACCTGTAGCGATATTCTGCGAATTTCAGGGTTGGGAAACCTTGAGTTTTTACACCCAACTTTACCCCCATTTGATAGTATATCCTTCTTTGTTTCTGTGGATGCCTCTGTTTGCAGCTTACAGAGCGCATTGTATGATTCGTGTTAAGACAGGTCCCTTGGTATTTTTGTCATTTTTAACTATTTTTCTGGTATTCTGCGGTCTGTTCTTTGAGGTTACAGGCGATCGCATGATGTTAATGGAGTTTAAATCCGATGCGACGACGACAATTTCCACACAGCAACTACCTCAACTCTATAAGAATTGGGGAACAACAGCAGCAGATATTAAAAGCATTCCCCCAGAAATTTTTAACACCACTCAAGCTTTTGATGTTGATGGAAATTTGATTCTGAAAAAATCAGAATTAGAACCAACCATCAAACGTATTCACAAAGATAATCATACGGGATTTCAAGGGCTTTTGCGGATGGCTACTGCCTATGATGTTTGGAAACAAAATCCTCAAGCCTTTTCTATCAGTCGGTGGTTTTACGCTTTGACTTTTTTTGCCATCGTTACTTGTGGTATTCAGATTCTGGCACTTGTAGCGACGATTTTGTTTGTCCCAGATTCCGTATTTAACAAGAATAAATACTTGAGTTATGTCATTATCTGTGAATTAGGTATTCTGCTGTGGGTGCCTTTTCAAAGCTACAGCATAGAGAATACCAAAAGCCTGTTATTTTCATACGAGTTGCGAGGGGATCTAGCTGGACTTAATGTTCTCCTTTACGCAATTATTGCCATCATAGCTTTGGCAACTATTAGCAGCATCTACAGAAGCGCCAGCAAAAAATATCAACCTATTTTATTGTCATTCTTGTTAGGTAGTTTAATCCTTGGGCTTCTAAGTAGCTGGTTTGGTGCTTCTCTCATTGATAACCTGTTTGGAATCAGTAGTACTAATCCTCTAACTCCTTGGTTTGCAAGTAGCATTTTCTTTGCTGCTTTATTTTTCTTCTTGTTAGTCCCGTTGATTGATCATAGCGTTGAAGACGAGTGAATATGGAAGGTAAATTAGTAAATAAAAAACAGCAGAAAGTAATTTTGATTGTTGGCTTGGCATATATTTTGCCTGTTTTCCTGATTTATGTAGGATTAGTTCCTTTCTCTTGGCGATTTTATCTCCTGATTTTGGCTGCTGTGGCTATTTTAGCAACCGCTCGACTGTACCGATTTTCTACTGTAGAACTGGGTATTACAAAACAAAATTTCGGAAGTTCTCTCAGTGCGATCGCTCTACCAACCTTGGCTTCTGCTTTGCTAATGTTGATTTACTATATGATGCAAGGAGCGCGTATTGATAACTCTGCATACAGATGGTCTTTCTATATTTTCTTTGTGGCTGTGTCTTCCCCTCTACAAGAGTTTTTATATCGCGGCTTTTTATTCGGTATTTTTTCCAGAGCTAAATTAGCGATTTGGTTACAGATTCTACTCTCGACATTACTTTATAGTCTCGTTCATCTCATCTATCAAGATATAACCACCCTGCTGTCTACATTAATCCTTGGTCTATTCTGGGGCTATGACTACGCCAAATATCGGAATTTATATAGTATCATCATCAGTCACTCGATACTGGGTGCGATCGCTATCCTCGTTGGACTAGTATAAACCTCAAGAAAAAATTTTTGCGTCCTTTGCAGCACCGAGGGATTCTCATACGTATCTATATTGTCAATGAGAAATCAAAAGAGCTAGTTGATGAAGCAAATGATGATTATTGCTGGAGGGATACTCTTTGCTATGGCAATGATATCTCTAATGTTCGGTGGTGCAGCTTTATCAAGCTTTGAAGCTAGATTGTCACCCCCTCAGGAAGCTGCCTCGTAACCTGTTACGTCGTCTAGCCATCTAAAGATTTACTTTATAAATGGTCTCTTAGACCGATTACAAAACATAGGAATACACAGTCATGAACTACCAGCGATTAGTTTGTCAAATTTCACTTGCTTGTTTTGCAGTTTTGGGGATGGAAGCTTTGCAGCCACAAGCAGCGATGGCTAAATGGTTTCGCTCCCTGTATGCTGGACAACATGATTGGGTGACATGGACTATTGATCCAGGGGAGTATGTTCTTGAGGCAAGTACTCTCTTAAATCTTGGCGATGTTGATATCGAGATTTATGACACTACGGGTCAGATGTTTGCAAGCGGTAAAAAGCTTGGGGGTGAAACCATTTTCTTTAGCGTTCCCCAGGGAACGGAAGGAGATTTCAAGATTAAGTACAGTATGCCTTTTTGTATCAATCCTGCGGGTGCATGTCCTGTAAATATCAATATAGACTCTTCCAGATAAAAAAATCTGTATAAGCAGGCATTTTATCAGCAGGGTTTGATGGCTATGATGCTTATACAGCAACCTCTTTAACTTCTTTGTAGCCCCCTCAAGTCTTCATAGAAAAGTCGCTGAGAAGCCCACATTCATCCGTTCGCGCCAGCGTGCCGCAAGGCATAGGGGAGTTTGTGGATACCTCACCTCAAGCCTTGCGAGATGTTCCATTTACTGCTAATAACTTCTGTAGCTTGTTGAACAGAAAGCGGTCGATAGAAAAAATATCCTTGCACATCATCGCAGTTAATTGACTTTAAAAACTCCAGTTCCTCTGGTTTTTCAACTCCTTCAGCAATTAGTGTTAAACCTAAACTGCGCCCCAAAGCAACTATAGCCGTAATGATATGGGCTACTTTGTTATTTGTATTATCTGTAGTTAATTCTTTAATAAATGATCTATCAATTTTTAAATTGTGGAGTGGTAAAACCTGTAAACGAGAAAGAGCCGAATGACCCGTACCAAAATCATCAATAGACAGGAGTAAGCCCATTTGCTCCAAATCTTTTAGCACAGTTCTAGCAAAGTTGAGATCCTCAATAGCAGTTGTTTCTGTAATCTCTAACTCTAAAAATCGTGCTTCAAGTCCCGTAGCTTCTAAAATCCAGGCTACTTTTTCCACTAGCTTAGGTTGGCGGAATTGCTTGGGAGAAAGATTAACTGCAATAGTTATGGGTGGGAAACCCGCGTCTTGCCAAATTTTATTTTGAATACAAGCTTTTTGGAGTACCCATTCGCCTAAAGGGATAATTAATCCACTGGCTTCAGCTAGGGGAATGAAGACATTGGGGGCGACAATTCCCATATCTGGATGATGCCAGCGCAACAGCGCCTCCATGCCAGTAATTTCTCCAGAGATGATGTTAACTCGTGGCTGGTAGTACAATAAAAATTCGTCTCGTTCTAAAGCATGGCGCAAACTCTTCTCTAAACTCAGAAGTTCGGGAACTTTGGCATTCAAAGATTCTTTATAGAATTGGTAATTATTTCTACCCTTATCTTTGGCATAATATAAAGCGGTATCGGCGTGCTGAATCAGGGTTTCAGCATCAGGACTCTGTTGATTTAGCAGTGCAATGCCGATGCTAGAACTGATATAAAGTTCATGTTCTTGCAGATAAAAAGCATTTTCTAAGGCTTTTAAAATGCTCAGTGCTATCTGAATGACTTCATCTGTTTCAATGATTTGGGGTAACAGGATAGTAAATTCATCTCCTCCCCAACGGGCAATAGTATCTCCTGGTCTGAGAGACGCTCTTAATCTTTGAGCTACACTTTGTAATAATTCGTCTCCAAGTGTGTGTCCCAAGGTATCATTAATCATCTTGAAGCGATCTAAATCCAAGAACATCACAGCTAAACTTTTTGGGCTGTGAACTGCTGTTTGGATAGCTTTAGCAAGTAGATCATTGAACTGTAAACGATTGGGCAAACCAGTCAATAGATCATGAAGGGCTTGATAGCGAATTTTTTCTTCCACTTGCTGACGCTGACGAGCGCCACTAATGATCGCTGCCATAGTCAAGAGACTAGATTCTTCATGCCTTGACCAACGCCGTGGGGAAGTACAGTCTGCTAACCCTAGGTATCCCCAAAAATCTTCCTCTAATCGTAAGGGTACAAGTAGGAAAGACTGAATGTTGTCTCGACGCAGAAATTCTTTTTCTGTCGTGGGAAATTCTTGGGTGAGTCCACTAATGGGCTGTCCCCCAGACAGAGTATTGTACCAGCGTCCTAATCCTGAAGTTTGATAAGATTGATTCTGCCAATGATGGTGAGATGTTTCCATCCCAGGTTGTATCCATTCAAATCGCAGACTTACAGCCATTTCCCCTGTAACTGGATGGCAATGGTTTTGGAAGAGGTAGATGCGATCGCCATTGGCAGCTTCTCCAAAAGTAGCGAGTGCCTTTTCTATAGCTATTTCATAGTTCATTTCTGCCAACAGATAATTGGCGGCTTCAGTCACTGCTTGAAGCAAGCGATCGCGTTGTTTTAGTTCTGCTTCGGCTTGTTTTTGTTCAGTAATTTCTCTAATAATAAAAGTTCTAATTAAATCACTTTCTGGTAAGTAATGAACAGATTGTTCAAAAATCTCTCCGTTGACTTCTATCTCTCGCACAAAAGAATTTCCCGTTTGATTTTTAACTGCACTAAGCAAGTTTGCCAAAATGGGATGGTGCTGACCGATTTCCCTAATTCTAGGAAACTTATTGGCCGCAGCCGGATTAAAATACGTTACCGTTCCCAATAAATCCATTTCGATAATTGGATTGGGAATCAGTTCTGGAAAAGAGGCCAGACGAGTTAAGGCCGCGTCACTAGCTCCCTCTACGCTGGTATCAGAGACAATTGTTTCAAAAGGATTAGCGGGATTTCCTTGACCAGACAGAAAAATAGACAGGTCTGATGCTGTATAAGATTCTATAAATGCTGCTTCCGACAGATTGGAAATAGCATAGTATTGTGCTTGAGCGTGAGGATTGCCAAAAGCAATTAAGTCTCCATTTTGGAGGTTATGAGAAAAACATTTAGTACCATTAATAAATAAGCCATTAGTGCTTCTTTTGCCTTTAAAGTTACCATCAATTATCCGAAAACCATATTGTTCAGTGTCAGGAATCAGAACCCGCAATAAAATTGCGTGCTGCCTTGATACAGACCGAGAACTGAGAACAATAGCATTTCTAACATCCCGTCCTAGAGAGTAGGTTGTCTCTAACAGAGGAATTGTTCGCTGTCCTTCCAGGTCTTGGATAACCAATAAGTGGCGTATTTTTTCCCGATCATTTCCTGGCATACCTCTTCCTTAAATTCTCATGTCTATTGAACTATCCTGCACAAATACGGATGTTATTAGTCTGGAATTAGTAGCTTTTTGATTGAGTCTGGGTTGCGGTGAAAATTCTGAAGTTTTTGTTTGAATTCAACAATAGTTTTCACAAAATGTATCTGTATGGTCACTTTAACTTAGTTTTTCTGGACTAGACACTGAGAATAAAATTAAACACTAAGAAAAAATTATGCTGTATTAACAGGTTGAGTTAATAGGATTAATAGCCTATGCCCAGTTTCAAGCTGATTGTATACAAATTAAACAGCTATGGCAGCTAAACCGATTGAAAGGAAAGTCTTTCTGTGTATAAGTTTTATTATCACTGTATGTCTTAACTCGC contains the following coding sequences:
- a CDS encoding CHAT domain-containing protein; its protein translation is MAFKIYFKIGGRVKLNHAEVLPVTLAFYNQQEQIQELVSFLSPLPKTLEDKFKQWQYYIGLQGNRKVARNPGNFISGGVNLTELANSLKVELNKWLGSDGWIDENGEPDPRVSLVLARFREKITQKDEVQIIVQTEDRQLRGLPWQEWDTLAGYTSRGVEVAISATNFQRLTQKQTPQLRATARILVVFGDEKLGFAEEEDFIKSLRQHGGEPHILRQPTRQELEQNLKDPQGWHIFFFAGHSESDRKGQIGWIQINPADGQQGIIEISELRELLQNAINKKLQLAIFNSCDGLGLANQLTELSLPYCIVMREMVESSVARELLKHFLASFVKDRSLFASMNVARQQLQKKFEPGKSWLPVIVANPLAKELTWNRLFSERRLSWQWEMVLGIVAIAVIVCLPVAIFCEFQGWETLSFYTQLYPHLIVYPSLFLWMPLFAAYRAHCMIRVKTGPLVFLSFLTIFLVFCGLFFEVTGDRMMLMEFKSDATTTISTQQLPQLYKNWGTTAADIKSIPPEIFNTTQAFDVDGNLILKKSELEPTIKRIHKDNHTGFQGLLRMATAYDVWKQNPQAFSISRWFYALTFFAIVTCGIQILALVATILFVPDSVFNKNKYLSYVIICELGILLWVPFQSYSIENTKSLLFSYELRGDLAGLNVLLYAIIAIIALATISSIYRSASKKYQPILLSFLLGSLILGLLSSWFGASLIDNLFGISSTNPLTPWFASSIFFAALFFFLLVPLIDHSVEDE
- a CDS encoding CPBP family intramembrane glutamic endopeptidase, which codes for MEGKLVNKKQQKVILIVGLAYILPVFLIYVGLVPFSWRFYLLILAAVAILATARLYRFSTVELGITKQNFGSSLSAIALPTLASALLMLIYYMMQGARIDNSAYRWSFYIFFVAVSSPLQEFLYRGFLFGIFSRAKLAIWLQILLSTLLYSLVHLIYQDITTLLSTLILGLFWGYDYAKYRNLYSIIISHSILGAIAILVGLV
- a CDS encoding EAL domain-containing protein; the encoded protein is MPGNDREKIRHLLVIQDLEGQRTIPLLETTYSLGRDVRNAIVLSSRSVSRQHAILLRVLIPDTEQYGFRIIDGNFKGKRSTNGLFINGTKCFSHNLQNGDLIAFGNPHAQAQYYAISNLSEAAFIESYTASDLSIFLSGQGNPANPFETIVSDTSVEGASDAALTRLASFPELIPNPIIEMDLLGTVTYFNPAAANKFPRIREIGQHHPILANLLSAVKNQTGNSFVREIEVNGEIFEQSVHYLPESDLIRTFIIREITEQKQAEAELKQRDRLLQAVTEAANYLLAEMNYEIAIEKALATFGEAANGDRIYLFQNHCHPVTGEMAVSLRFEWIQPGMETSHHHWQNQSYQTSGLGRWYNTLSGGQPISGLTQEFPTTEKEFLRRDNIQSFLLVPLRLEEDFWGYLGLADCTSPRRWSRHEESSLLTMAAIISGARQRQQVEEKIRYQALHDLLTGLPNRLQFNDLLAKAIQTAVHSPKSLAVMFLDLDRFKMINDTLGHTLGDELLQSVAQRLRASLRPGDTIARWGGDEFTILLPQIIETDEVIQIALSILKALENAFYLQEHELYISSSIGIALLNQQSPDAETLIQHADTALYYAKDKGRNNYQFYKESLNAKVPELLSLEKSLRHALERDEFLLYYQPRVNIISGEITGMEALLRWHHPDMGIVAPNVFIPLAEASGLIIPLGEWVLQKACIQNKIWQDAGFPPITIAVNLSPKQFRQPKLVEKVAWILEATGLEARFLELEITETTAIEDLNFARTVLKDLEQMGLLLSIDDFGTGHSALSRLQVLPLHNLKIDRSFIKELTTDNTNNKVAHIITAIVALGRSLGLTLIAEGVEKPEELEFLKSINCDDVQGYFFYRPLSVQQATEVISSKWNISQGLR